ACCCGCGCCCCACCCGAAGGCGAGGCACGCCGCAGCCCAGCCCCAGGGCAGCGGCGGGGGCCGGAGCGGGGTGCCGATCCAGCCTTGCTGGTTAGCGGCCCCGGTGGTGGACGTAGCCGGGCCTGCCGTGCTGGAGGAACCGCTCATACCCTCACGACCTCCTGTGCGACGGGCGAAGGGTCCGCAGAGGGGGGACCCGCACAAACCATAGGGGGCACCGGCTCACGGCACCCGGTGCCCCTCCCCTGAGACGCGGCGCGATGCGGCCACCAGCTGGGCGGCCTGAAGTAGGCATGGGCGGCGGTCAGGAGCCACCGCCGGCGCCACCACCCTGGGAACCCGACCCGCCGCCTTGTCCTTGCCCCTGCTCACCCGTATTGCCGGCACTTTCAGCCGGGTTGGGCTCCTGGGCGGCGCGCTGGTCCACGTCGCCGAGACCCATCAAGAAGCGGGCCAGCAGGCGAATCTCCTCCTGTGACAGGGCATCCTTGTACGGCGGCATGATGCTGCGGAACTTCTCCGCTTCCTTGCGATACACCTCGGTCAGGTCCACCGGGGTGCCCTGACCATGCCACACGGAGGGCATCCGCTCCCAGGGCTCGAAGGACTGCGGGTCGGTGATCCAGCGCTCGGTGAACTCCAGGCTGGGGAGCCATTCCCCGGCGCGGGTCAGGTTGGGCCCGACCACCCCGCCGTAGCTGCCCAGGGTGTGGCACTGGATGCAGTTCATCTTGACGAAGAGTTCCTTGGCCCGCTGGTTCTCTTCGTCCGTCAGGCCCGCCGCCTTGACGTCCAGATCCTGCGCCGTCACCGGCCGGGTACGCTGCTCCTGCTGGCCGGTATCCTGGTTCTGGACGTATTCCGTCACGGTGAGGCGCGCCACCTCGGGAGCCGCGGCATGCTTGCTGGGCTCCTGCCAGTTCCCGTACATCAGGAAGGTCACCAGGTCGCGGATCTGCTGCTCGTTGAGCGGCCCGTTATCCGCGGTCGACCAAGTGGGCATCCGGGTATACGAGTGGATCTTGCCGTCCTCGATCTCCCACGTGTTGTGGTCGAACCCCGGCCGGCCGCGAGCGATCACCTTGGTCAGGAAGTCCTGGATGGTCGCGGCCTGGATGGGCGTCTTGCCCTCGGCCCGGAACTCCTCCCGGTTCAGGGGGGGGCCGATGATGCCCTCGCCCACCGGCCCGTGGCACAGCATGCAGTTCTGGGCGTAGAGCTGGGCGCCGTGGGCGGCCTGTTCTTCCCGCGCCGCCGCCGACGCCTTGGTCATGCGCTGGCTTTCGAAGAGCCAGTACCCCTGGATGATCAGGATCAGCACCCAGAGCAGTGACAGGGCGACGACTTTGCGCTTGCTCAAGGCTGGGACTCCTTTCCGCGCGGGCGGGAGTCAGTCGTCCTCGCCGGACTTCTCCAGCGGGCGTCCCGTGAACCGCTCCACGGTGTCAACCGCCACCAAGCAGAGAAAGATCACGATCATCACGGCCAGAAGTTCAACGGATTCCAGTACCTCGAACATGGTCCCAACCTCCTCGCCGTGGCACCCGGCCTCACCGGCCCCTGGCCCCCGTCGCAACCGGCGGGACGAAGCGGGTACGGGACGCCCTCACGCTCCGCCGGATCCGCCTCCGGACGGCCTCCCCGGGGGACGACCCCCGGGACGGCCGGATTACGAGACCGGTGTCAGCTGGCTGGGGTCAAAGGCCTGGCGCTGCTGCACACGGCCGGTGTCGACCCACACGTTGCCCGCGGCATCGATCTCGATGGGGAAGTAGTCCATAGGCCGCGGGGCAGGGCCGCCGATCTTCTCACCGACCTTGTTGAACTGCGAACCGTGGCAGGGGCAGCAGAAGCAGCCGCCCGCGTCGGGCCGTTCTTCCGGCTTCCACGGCACCGTGCAGCCCAGGTGGGTGCAGCGCCAGTACAGGGCGATGAGCCCCTGCTCCGTGTGCACCAGGTAGAACTTGCCCGCGTCCACCTTGGTGACCGACCCCACCGGGAAGTTGGACACCGGCCCGATGTTGATCTTCTGCCCGAAGAAGCCGACCTTCCGCGGCCAGAAGTAATAGGCGAAGTTCCCGGCGAACTGGCCGAGCCAGAGCAAGGCCGATCCCCAGAGGGCCCAGTGCAGGAAGTCGCGGCGCGTAACGGGCTCGTCCCGGCGGGCGGCGGCACCATGCCCACCGGCCCGGGCCGCGGGTCTGGCCGCCGCACCGGCTGCGGATCCCGGCCCCCCGGCTCCGCCACCCTTGCCCGCTCCGGCCTCCGCCTTCGCAGCTGCCGCCTTGGCTGCGGCTGCCCTGGCTGCGGCCAGCTTTTCCGGATCCACCTTGGGCCGCGCCGACGCGCCGGCGGCCTCCTGCCCCCCCTGGCCTCCCTGGCCCGCAGACGCTCCGCCCGCGGCTACGGGAGTACCCTGGGAGGTGCCGGACGCTCCGCCTGCCGGCTCGGCCTGGTCCGGGCTTCCCGCTTCAGCGCCGGTCGCCGGCTGATCCTTGCCGACTTCCGGGCTGCGCTCGCGTTCGTCGGCCATGTGCCAATCCCTCCAGCCATCAAGAGCATCCCGATGCCTATTGCACGATCAGTGGGGCGGTTCCAGCTGCCACGGCCACACCAGGTGCAGGCTCTCGCCGCGGAAGCCGGTGCCGATGATGGTCAAAACGAAGTACGAGGCGACGAACACCGTGAACAGCGCGATGATGGTCTCCCGGGTGTTGGCCTGGTAACGCCGGCGCACGATGACCGCCAGCACGCCCGGCACCGCCGCCATGACGATCAGCGGGATCACCACGCCGGCGATGTGCTCCACCAGCTGCGCCTGGGCGTGGATCGCCTCGGGGCTCATGAACAGGCCGAACACCGCGGCGACCAGGCCGCGGGTGCCGATGTAGTCGACGCCCCCTACGTTGACCGCGAAGAAAGCGTCAAACAGGATCAGGCCCAGCACGATCAGCGACGTGTACAGGAAGGAGAACTTGAAGATCCGCAAGCCTTTCTCGCCCGCGAACCACACGCCGGTATCCGAGGGGTCCGTATCGATGTAGGGGATGGCCGCGATCAGCACCAGCACGAGCCCCGGCACGATGACGCCGGCCAGGCTGGGGTGCATGTGCAGCAGCAGCTCCTGCAGGTTGAGGAAGTACCAGGGCGCCTTGGCCGGGTTGGGCGTGTGGGACGGGTTGGCCAGCTCCAGAAGGGGCGCCTTGATCAGGATGGCCAGAAGCGACAGGCCGATGGTGTAGATCAGGGCCCCGACGAATTCGATCAGCAGCAAGTGGGGCCAGACCGTCACCTGTTCCTTGGGGTTCGGCCGCTGCGGCTCCTCGCCGGTCGCGGCCGGCGCCGGTTGTGGCTGTGCCACGGGACTCCCTCCTCGTGCCCTACGTTGCTGGCGTGTTCGGCGGATGCGGCCTCTGGCCGGGCTCGGGCGGCGAACCGCCCGTTCCCCGGGCTACTGCCTCAGCGGGAGAAGCCGTCCTTGCGGACCCGCCAGAAGTGCATCCCCA
This is a stretch of genomic DNA from Thermaerobacter sp. PB12/4term. It encodes these proteins:
- a CDS encoding c-type cytochrome, giving the protein MSKRKVVALSLLWVLILIIQGYWLFESQRMTKASAAAREEQAAHGAQLYAQNCMLCHGPVGEGIIGPPLNREEFRAEGKTPIQAATIQDFLTKVIARGRPGFDHNTWEIEDGKIHSYTRMPTWSTADNGPLNEQQIRDLVTFLMYGNWQEPSKHAAAPEVARLTVTEYVQNQDTGQQEQRTRPVTAQDLDVKAAGLTDEENQRAKELFVKMNCIQCHTLGSYGGVVGPNLTRAGEWLPSLEFTERWITDPQSFEPWERMPSVWHGQGTPVDLTEVYRKEAEKFRSIMPPYKDALSQEEIRLLARFLMGLGDVDQRAAQEPNPAESAGNTGEQGQGQGGGSGSQGGGAGGGS
- a CDS encoding ubiquinol-cytochrome c reductase iron-sulfur subunit — protein: MADERERSPEVGKDQPATGAEAGSPDQAEPAGGASGTSQGTPVAAGGASAGQGGQGGQEAAGASARPKVDPEKLAAARAAAAKAAAAKAEAGAGKGGGAGGPGSAAGAAARPAARAGGHGAAARRDEPVTRRDFLHWALWGSALLWLGQFAGNFAYYFWPRKVGFFGQKINIGPVSNFPVGSVTKVDAGKFYLVHTEQGLIALYWRCTHLGCTVPWKPEERPDAGGCFCCPCHGSQFNKVGEKIGGPAPRPMDYFPIEIDAAGNVWVDTGRVQQRQAFDPSQLTPVS
- a CDS encoding menaquinol-cytochrome C reductase, coding for MAQPQPAPAATGEEPQRPNPKEQVTVWPHLLLIEFVGALIYTIGLSLLAILIKAPLLELANPSHTPNPAKAPWYFLNLQELLLHMHPSLAGVIVPGLVLVLIAAIPYIDTDPSDTGVWFAGEKGLRIFKFSFLYTSLIVLGLILFDAFFAVNVGGVDYIGTRGLVAAVFGLFMSPEAIHAQAQLVEHIAGVVIPLIVMAAVPGVLAVIVRRRYQANTRETIIALFTVFVASYFVLTIIGTGFRGESLHLVWPWQLEPPH